Proteins from a single region of Geothrix sp. PMB-07:
- a CDS encoding 3-hydroxyacyl-CoA dehydrogenase family protein, with translation MTGPLAILGPGTLGISAAQWAAECGLETRLLGRDQHHAEAGLRRIHTRWDRAVERERLSSEARTMAVRRLSAAAFGPEALQGAATFLEALPENIEVKHPVLAAAGEWGPKDVLLLSGTSALPITELARRSGLVGRLVGFHLFVPVPRMAVVEMAVAPGTLPKCVEQARDLGKALGKRVVQVRDQPGFAAARMALAQGLEAMRLVEAGVASAEDLDALMTLGYGHPVGPLELSDRVGLDLRLRIAEGLTAAGEARFQPPALLRALVDAGHTGITAQKGFHHWNKEGRRTS, from the coding sequence ATGACCGGGCCTTTGGCCATCCTGGGGCCCGGAACCCTGGGGATCTCTGCGGCTCAATGGGCTGCGGAATGTGGCCTCGAAACTCGCCTGCTCGGACGAGACCAGCATCATGCAGAAGCAGGTTTAAGGCGGATCCACACCCGCTGGGACCGGGCCGTGGAACGGGAGCGGCTCTCCTCTGAGGCGCGCACGATGGCCGTCAGGCGGCTGTCGGCCGCCGCCTTTGGCCCAGAGGCCTTGCAGGGAGCCGCTACCTTCCTGGAGGCGCTCCCCGAAAACATCGAGGTCAAACATCCTGTCCTTGCCGCCGCAGGCGAGTGGGGGCCGAAAGACGTGTTGCTTCTATCAGGCACATCGGCACTCCCCATCACGGAATTGGCCCGGCGATCAGGGCTCGTCGGCCGACTGGTTGGATTCCACCTCTTCGTGCCCGTGCCACGCATGGCGGTTGTTGAAATGGCCGTGGCGCCCGGCACCCTGCCCAAGTGTGTGGAGCAGGCCAGGGATCTGGGCAAAGCCCTGGGGAAGCGCGTGGTCCAGGTTCGCGATCAACCGGGCTTCGCCGCAGCACGGATGGCCCTGGCCCAGGGACTCGAAGCCATGCGGCTCGTGGAGGCTGGTGTCGCCTCCGCCGAGGATTTGGACGCCCTCATGACCCTGGGCTATGGCCACCCCGTAGGCCCCCTGGAACTGTCCGACCGGGTGGGGCTCGATTTGCGGCTGCGCATCGCCGAAGGGCTCACTGCTGCGGGTGAAGCGCGCTTTCAGCCCCCCGCCCTCCTCAGGGCCCTGGTCGATGCAGGCCATACGGGAATCACAGCGCAGAAGGGGTTCCACCATTGGAATAAGGAAGGCAGGCGGACTTCATGA
- a CDS encoding PP2C family serine/threonine-protein phosphatase, with translation MLIDYAAITHPGKIRKNNEDAYLLSALDGEEPIINGRARPLKVGEPGLLVAVADGMGGAAAGEVASHEGLAAVSLFLFGHWGRLAPEKVAETELLKALKTAVEQASDAVLRYSDDDRTARGMGSTLTAAVIWRGAVYVAQVGDSRAYLFRQGRLHQITEDQTLVNDLVAQGALTREQARVHPQRNMITQALGSPQPLRVVLTRLVLRRGDRLLCCSDGLHGEVHDDRIEEVMGQALSPRRSLELLVDEALIQGGRDNITAVILALNDPSLALPAPDEGLDLYHPDLTSRGRGLWERFLHLIGGGAS, from the coding sequence ATGCTCATCGATTACGCCGCCATCACGCACCCGGGCAAGATCCGGAAGAACAATGAAGATGCCTACCTGCTGAGCGCGCTGGACGGCGAAGAGCCCATCATCAATGGGCGGGCCAGGCCTCTGAAGGTCGGTGAGCCCGGCCTCCTGGTGGCGGTGGCCGATGGCATGGGCGGGGCCGCAGCGGGCGAAGTAGCCAGTCACGAAGGTTTGGCGGCGGTGTCGTTGTTCCTTTTTGGCCACTGGGGCCGACTGGCCCCTGAGAAAGTGGCTGAGACAGAACTCCTCAAGGCGCTGAAAACCGCCGTGGAACAGGCCAGTGACGCGGTGCTGCGGTATTCGGATGATGACCGCACTGCCCGGGGCATGGGTTCCACCCTGACGGCGGCGGTGATTTGGCGGGGCGCGGTCTATGTCGCTCAGGTGGGTGATTCCCGGGCCTACCTGTTCAGGCAAGGTCGGCTGCACCAGATCACGGAGGATCAGACCCTCGTGAACGACCTGGTGGCTCAAGGCGCCCTCACGCGGGAGCAGGCGCGCGTCCATCCCCAGCGCAACATGATCACCCAGGCGTTGGGATCACCTCAGCCCCTGCGAGTGGTGCTGACGCGCCTGGTCTTGCGCCGGGGAGATCGTCTGCTCTGCTGTTCCGATGGCCTGCACGGGGAAGTGCATGATGATCGCATCGAGGAAGTCATGGGTCAGGCCCTCAGCCCCCGTCGCAGCTTGGAGCTGTTGGTGGATGAAGCCCTCATCCAGGGCGGCAGGGATAACATCACGGCCGTGATTCTGGCCCTCAACGATCCCAGCCTGGCGCTGCCAGCGCCGGATGAAGGGCTTGATCTGTACCACCCCGACCTCACCTCCCGCGGACGCGGGTTGTGGGAGCGGTTTCTTCACTTGATTGGAGGCGGCGCCTCATGA
- the rdgC gene encoding recombination-associated protein RdgC, which yields MSMLQGSVSLKRFLVLGPVPDEKDLQAGLEQDQFRPFQDGLEEERMGWCDWRNPLITPPDADWVSQERFAVFALRIDTRRVPPALLKAHVDLRLQTLQKEKDLAFVGKEARISLADEVKVELLRKVLPSPKVVEVAWDLKNGILWTTASSSKVQGALTTLFIKSFGCEIHPLAPLVLSGRLCPDLSVEALMALDPLDLELEEA from the coding sequence ATGAGCATGCTGCAGGGGAGTGTCTCCCTTAAACGCTTTCTGGTGTTGGGCCCGGTGCCCGATGAAAAAGATCTTCAGGCGGGCCTCGAACAGGATCAGTTCCGCCCCTTTCAGGATGGGCTCGAGGAAGAGCGCATGGGCTGGTGTGATTGGCGGAACCCGCTGATCACTCCGCCGGATGCCGATTGGGTCAGCCAAGAGCGCTTCGCGGTTTTCGCGCTGCGCATCGACACGCGGCGCGTGCCGCCGGCCCTGCTGAAGGCCCATGTGGATCTGCGCCTGCAGACCCTGCAGAAGGAGAAGGACCTGGCCTTCGTGGGAAAGGAAGCTCGCATTTCTCTGGCCGACGAAGTGAAGGTGGAGCTTCTTCGGAAAGTATTGCCCTCGCCCAAAGTGGTGGAGGTGGCCTGGGATCTCAAGAATGGCATCCTCTGGACCACGGCCTCGTCCAGCAAGGTCCAGGGGGCTTTGACCACGCTGTTCATCAAGTCCTTTGGGTGCGAAATCCACCCCCTGGCGCCCCTGGTGCTTTCGGGTCGGCTTTGCCCCGATCTTTCTGTGGAAGCCTTGATGGCATTGGATCCGCTCGATCTCGAACTTGAGGAGGCCTGA